In the genome of Leptotrichia sp. HSP-536, the window ATATTTAATTTATTCGATTATAATCGGAATTGCATTGCAAATAGGATTAACTTCATTTGCACCTATTGCACAAGTATTTAAAGTAACAAAAATTTCATTTGGAAATTGGGATATCGTGTTAATGTTTGCATTAATACCTTTTGCAGTAAATGAAATTATAAAATTAATTTCAAACAGAGAAAACAAATAAAAATTTAAATTATTTGAAAAAATCTTGACAAATATTGAAAATGTGGTAACATATAGTAAATAATCTAAATAAAAGAATTTGGAGGAAATATAATGTCAAAAAAAGAATTTGTAGATGCTTATGCTAAAGCAACTGGAGAAACTAAAAAAAGAGCTGAAGAATTAGTAAATGCCTTTTTAGAAACAGCAGAAGAATTTTTAGTAAAAGGTGAGAATATTCAGTTTGTAGGCTGGGGAACTTTTGAAGTAAAAGAAAGAGCAGCCAGAGAAGGAAGAAATCCTTCAACTGGAGATCCAATCCAAATAGAAGCTAAAAAAGTAGTAAAATTCAAAGTTGGAAAAAAATTAGCAGACAAAGTTGCTGAAGCTAAATAATAAAATATTTTATTTCTTATAAATCAAAGCTATCTTGAGAATTTTGTGAATTGCATCTCTTGTCCTATGTCCAAGATTTTGGGTGCAGTTCAATTTTTCAAGATAGTTTTTTTATAAAAAGTAATTTATTTTTCAATTATAGAAGTTGAAGACTCTTTGCTAACATTTATCAAATTATTATAGATATTTACTAATTTATTATAGTTTTTAATTACATCATTTGGAGTACCTGCTGAATTTTCAGAATAAATCTTTTTCTCAATCTGATTTATGTTCAATGATTTATTTTTTTCCAGCTCCCTAATAAATATTGTAACTGATTTTTCAAATTGTGCAAGCTGTTTGTTAAATATTTCCAATTTTTCTCTTGAATAGTTCTCTTTTTTCAGCTGTTTTTCATTTCCGATTACTTTTTGAAAATTACTTGAACTGACTAGAATATTTTGCTGAATTTGTTTTAATTTTCCCAAATCACCTTTTATAAAAGTTGTCATTCTTAATTTTGGATTGTCTATCTTATCTATAAAGGATTCGCAGTTGTTCATTAGGATTGTTAAATTATATTTTATAATGCTGCCTTCATTTTTATAAGTTTCTAAGACTTTTTGCATTTTTTCATCCGATATTTTTGTCATTTCCGTTTTAAATAAATCTGAACTTATCTTGTATTTTTTGTAAATTCTTAAAAAACTTGTATGCAATCCTTGACTTTTAGCGAAATTATCCGTTAAATTTTCCTTTTTTCCATAATAATTTCCCATTGTGTCAGTTGCTGTTTTTAATTCTTTTAATATGGGCAATAGCTTTTTAGCAGAATTATCCAGCTTTTCCATTTTAAATTTTGAACTAATATTTTTTTCCAGCTTTTCAAAAATTTGGCTTTCAATCTTAATAACTGGAATATTTCCCAAAGTTTTCATCTGCTCAATATTTATTGAATTATTTTCACCAGCTGCTTCAATGTATGATGAAATTTCATCATCAATTATTGACAATTTATTGTAAATCTCTATATAGCTATTGTATTTTTCCATTTCCTCATTTTTCACTTTTTTTATACTAAATCTTTGTCCAATTTCCTTAAATGACTTGTCGCAGGAAAATAACAAAATTGATAAAGTTGCTATTAATATTATTTTTTTATAACTCATTTTCACTCCAGCATTTTTTATTAAAAATTTTACCAATTCCCCTAATTTTACTATTTAAAATAAAACTAACGAAATTGGTAATTTTTAAAATTTATTTTCTATCTTACTTTATAAAATCAATATTTAATTATATCGAACTTACATTAAACGAAATAGATTCCAGAACTTTCAGTAAAGCGTCCGTCGTATCAAGTGAAGTAAGACAGGCGATTTCCTGCTCACTTGCAGCACGTCTGATTTTAAATCCGTCGTTTCTTGCAGTTTTTTTCTTAGCTGCCGTATTTATTACCATGTCAACAAGCCCTTTATAAATCAGTCCTAGCACATCATGTTCATATTTTCCTTCTTCTTCGATTTTACCAACAGTTTCCACTCTAAGCCCTTTGTCTTCAAAGTATCTGGCAGTCCCTTTTGTAGCCATTATGTGATAGCCTAAATCAGAAAATCTTTTAGCCAGTCCATATGCTTCCTCTTTTGCAGCTCCACTAATTGTAAATAGCACACTTCCCTGATCTTTTACTTTTATTCCAGCTGAAATCAGTCCTTTGTAAAGTGATTTTTCAAGATTTTCATCACTTCCCATTACTTCTCCAGTTGATTTCATTTCAGGTCCTAGTGTTGTGTCCACATCTTTTAATTTTTGGAAACTGAATACAGGAACTTTTGTGTATACATTTTTACTTTCTTCAATCAATCCAGTTTCATATCCTTTATTTTTTAATGTTTCCCCAAGAATTCCTTTCATAGCAAGATTTGCCATTGGAACACCTGTGATTTTACTTAAAAATGGAACTGTTCTTGAACTTCTAGGATTTACTTCAAGTACGTAAACTTGCCCCTCGCTAATTACATACTGGATGTTCAAAAGACCTACAATATTTAGACCTTTTGCCAATTTGATTGTATAATCAATTAATGTCTGCTTTTGTTCATCTGTAACATTTTGTGGCGGATATACGGCAATGGAATCTCCAGAATGGACTCCTGCCCTTTCGATATGCTCCATAATTCCTGGAATTACAACTGTTTCCCCATCGCAAATCGCATCTACTTCAATTTCCTTTCCAACTAAATATCTGTCAGTCAGCACAGGATGGTCTGGTGAAACTTTTACTGCATTTTCCATATATTGTCGTAATTCTTCTTCACGATATACAATTTCCATTGCTCTTCCACCTAATACGTAAGATGGACGTACTAGAACTGGATACCCGATTTCAGCCGCATTTTTCACAGCTGTTTCTGTATCAAACGCAGTTTTTCCAAGTGGCTGAGGAATATTTAATTTATGAAGTAATGCCTCAAATTTATCACGATTTTCCGCATTGTCAATTTCTTCAAGCGCTGTTCCCAATATTTTTACACCGTGTTTTGACAATTTTTCAGCCAAGTTAATCGCT includes:
- a CDS encoding HU family DNA-binding protein; the encoded protein is MSKKEFVDAYAKATGETKKRAEELVNAFLETAEEFLVKGENIQFVGWGTFEVKERAAREGRNPSTGDPIQIEAKKVVKFKVGKKLADKVAEAK
- a CDS encoding YiiG family protein, which codes for MSYKKIILIATLSILLFSCDKSFKEIGQRFSIKKVKNEEMEKYNSYIEIYNKLSIIDDEISSYIEAAGENNSINIEQMKTLGNIPVIKIESQIFEKLEKNISSKFKMEKLDNSAKKLLPILKELKTATDTMGNYYGKKENLTDNFAKSQGLHTSFLRIYKKYKISSDLFKTEMTKISDEKMQKVLETYKNEGSIIKYNLTILMNNCESFIDKIDNPKLRMTTFIKGDLGKLKQIQQNILVSSSNFQKVIGNEKQLKKENYSREKLEIFNKQLAQFEKSVTIFIRELEKNKSLNINQIEKKIYSENSAGTPNDVIKNYNKLVNIYNNLINVSKESSTSIIEK